The region CAAAGCGCTCTTTGACGCGACCGTGAACGTCGCCCGACAGCCGCGATTGTCCGTCGTAACACAGCACCAGGTTTTTTTCTAATTCCAACGCAGCGGCGCGGGACAATTGCAGCCGGGTGGCGCGCACGTCTTCCCCGCGAAATTCCATGAACGACACCGATCCCATCGCGGCGGCGTAGTGGTCTTGCTTGCCGCCGAGAATACCCAACTCTTCGCGTTCGATGCGGCTGGCTTCTTCGGCGAGTTCATAGTCGAGCATGTGCGATCCGGCGTAGCGGTTGAGCGCCGACAACAAGGCGACGCCCATCGAGGCGGAGGTGCCGAGACCGCTGCCGGGAGGCGCGATGGATTGGGTAATCAACGTGAAATCTTTATCGACGCCCAGTTTGCGGACGGCGGCTTTAACGAGGTCGATGTTGCCGTCGTATTCCAACTCGCGAATATTTTCCGCGTGGACGTATTGGTCGAAGTCGCTGGAATAAAGCGTAACGCCGCTGTGCATTTTTCCGCGCGGTTTGAGAAACGATTGCGTCTTCGGGTCGAAATCAATCTTCTCGCTGATGGTGACGAATGAATAGACATTAATGGCCGCGTTCACGACGTAGCCCGGCGTATCGCGGCAAAAATCGGCAACGTCCGTCCAACCGCCGCCAAAGTCAATGCGCACCGGGGCGCGCGAGCGGATCAGTGGTTCGCTCATAAAATCTTCCCCTTACAATTCGATTTTTGTTCCCAACACGTCAAGAAATTGCTTTAACCAGTTTGGATGCGCCGGCCAGGCGGGCGCGGTGACCAGGTTGCCGTCTACATGGGCGTCGGTCATGGCGAGGTCAATGTAGGTCCCGCCGCCGAGTTTGACCTCAGGCGCAACCGCCGGATAGGCCGAGCAGGATTTTCCATTCAGGGCGCCCGCCGCGGCCAATAACTGCGCGGCGTGACAAATTGCGGCGATGGGTTTGTTCGCCGTCGAAAAATGCTGCACCAACTCAATCACGCGCGGGTTGAGGCGAATGTACTCTGGCGCGCGGCCGCCGGGCAGGCAGAGCGCGTCATAGTCTTCGGGGTTGATGGAAGCGAAATCCGCATTCAAAGCGAAATTGTGCCCGGGTTTTTCGCTATAGGTTTGGTCGCCTTCAAAATCATGAATGGCAGTGCGAACCGTCTCTCCCGCTTTTTTGTCGGGACAAACGGCGTGGACGGTATGCCCCACCATTTGCAACGCCTGAAACGGGACCATGACTTCATAGTCTTCCACAAAATCGCCGACGATCATCAAAATTGTTTTTGCCGTCATTATCGTTTCGTTCTCCAAGGGGTGAGTGGTCAATCAGGCCATTATAGAAGCAAACGCGCGGTTCTCCACATTTGAAACACTGGATTTTCGAGGTTTTTCTGCGACTTCCATTCAATAAGTGTACAGAAATTCAACTCACTGTACGCCATTTTTGATTGAGGAGCGCAGACGATGTGGAACTTGCTGAAACTTTGGAGTTTGTTTAACAACAAGAAGACGTCAATTGGCGCGGTATTGATGTTGGCGGCCATGGTATTGCAACAAGCGACGGATATCTGGGCTGGAACGGTTTCGCCGGAATGGATGTTGAAACTCATTGAGACATTGCAATGGTTGGGAGGATTATTCGGCGGAGTCGGTTTAGGACACAAAACCGTCAAGACGATGAGAGAACGGCGCAAAAAATAACGGCTAAAGAGCTTCGATGATTTCGGTCACGGTGAGGATGTCAGTCACACGGACGCCGAAGTTTTCGCCGATGACGATCATTTCGCCTTTGGCGAATGATTTAGAATTGACCATCAGGTCGCACGGCTCACCGTTGAGTTTGTTGAGTTCCAACACCGAGCCGGAACCCATTTCGAGAATATCTTGAACCGAACTGTGCGTCTTGCCCAACTCGACCCGGATATCTAAATCCAGATTCAGAATGACATCCAGATTGGTGGTCTCCATCGCCGGTTCTTCTTCGTCGAAGGGCATGAAGACCGCTTTTTGGATGTTGACGCTTTTTGATTTATCGAGTTTGGCCGAGGGCCGGGTTTTTGAAGGCGCGTCTTGTCCGCTTTCCGCTCCATACTGCATCTGGTCGAAACTAGAAAAATTTTGAGACGGAGACGGCGTTGGGGCGGGGGCGGCAGGCGCAGGTTCGCTGA is a window of Candidatus Hinthialibacter antarcticus DNA encoding:
- a CDS encoding DJ-1/PfpI family protein, which produces MTAKTILMIVGDFVEDYEVMVPFQALQMVGHTVHAVCPDKKAGETVRTAIHDFEGDQTYSEKPGHNFALNADFASINPEDYDALCLPGGRAPEYIRLNPRVIELVQHFSTANKPIAAICHAAQLLAAAGALNGKSCSAYPAVAPEVKLGGGTYIDLAMTDAHVDGNLVTAPAWPAHPNWLKQFLDVLGTKIEL
- a CDS encoding FliM/FliN family flagellar motor switch protein, which gives rise to MSDLLSQEEIDMLLNAGLGDDSSDDFSEPAPAAPAPTPSPSQNFSSFDQMQYGAESGQDAPSKTRPSAKLDKSKSVNIQKAVFMPFDEEEPAMETTNLDVILNLDLDIRVELGKTHSSVQDILEMGSGSVLELNKLNGEPCDLMVNSKSFAKGEMIVIGENFGVRVTDILTVTEIIEAL